TTGAATTACTAGCTAATATCTGTTGTTTTAGATTAATAGTATTTACTTGTTGTGTAGAACTATCATTTCTACTAAAGGTAATTTCAGAGAAAAAAGGAAGGTGTTCTGTTTCAGGATAGGCTTCTCTCCATTGTAGCCAATTTATAGGCATAATACTAATTTGGGGCAAATCAAATGAAAGTAATTGTTTAAGTATAGTCATTGCTTGAGTTGGATTGATGCTATTCATTCCACGCAAAGTTAATCTAGCACCTCGGCCAGGTCTAGCAGCAAGACCAACTTCTGACCAATGCCCCCAATTAATACTTAATGCAGGCAGGTTTTCTGATTGTCGATAATGTGAAAGTGAATCTAGAAATGAATTAGCCGCAGCATAGTTAGCTTGTCCAGCAGAACCTAAAAGGGAAGAAACCGAAGAAAATAGAACAAAAAAGTCTAAATTATTATTTTTTAGCAAACAATGTAGTAACCAACTGCCCCAAATTTTTGGTAGAGCAACGGCTTTTAGCTCATCTACTTGCATACTTGATAAAGTTTTATCTTTTAATATACCTGCTGCGTGTATGACTCCCTTTATGGGCGGCCATTCTTCTGCTTGGTAGTCTTCAAAAAAAGTTTTAAGAGCAACTTCATCAGAAATATCTAAGCTAACAATGTCAACTTTAGCACCTTCTGCTTCCATTTCTTTTATAGCAGCAATTTGTTTCTTTAATTGATTAGATCCTTGAATATTTTTCCATTCTTTACGCTCTGGTAATTTAGTACGACCTAATAAGATCAGGCGAGATGCACCTTGAGAAACCATCCAACGAGCAACTACTAACCCAATATCACCTAAACCCCCAGTAATTAAGTAAGTTGAATCTTTTCTTAACAACAATGATTGTTTACTAGTTACTTGCTTACGTACAAGTCTTGCTACGTAGCGTTTATTTGAATATAAGGCAATCTGAGTCTCTTTATTAGGTTGATAGATTTCCTCTAAAAACATATCTAGGGAATTTTTTGTGTCTATAGGGTCTAAATCTACTAATCCTCCCCAGTAAGCTGGAAATTCCTGTGCAATAGTTTTACCTAATCCCCATATGGGCGATTGAGAAATATTAATTGGGTAGTTTTTTAGAATTGGTTGTGTACCAGAAGTAACTAACCATAAACGAGGTGATAAAAGCCACTTTTCTTTGGCTATTGCTTGAATTAAGTATAAGACAACTTCACAATTAATTTGTTGAATCTGTTGAAGATCTGAAGTATTTAGTGGTAATGAGCTTAGATCAAGACACCACAAATAAATGATAGCTTGTATTGTAGTTGATGAATTATTTGAAGAACTTAAAATATAATTAATTGTTTCGCTATCAGTTGGAGACAATTCCCATTCATTGGAACTTTTTTGACAAGATTTTTGTGCTTTTGAAATTAAAATTACTTCTTGGTCTTGAGACTTTAATAACTCTGATAGATTGTCACCTAAACCAGCTTTATCAACAAAAATTAACCACTTTCCTTTAATGTTTTCTATATTATTTTCTAATATTTTAGGAACATTTTTCCATTCTATTTCATATGCTGAATTAGCTAATGATAATTCGCTAAGATCTTCTTTTTGCAAAGCTTGTAGGGATAAACCAGATATTTGTGCAACCAAAGAACCATCATCATTGTATAAATCAATATTACCTTTTATGGACAGTGACTCTAAAGATAGATCACTATCTAAGTAAGATGCGCCCATAATTTTCTTCCAATTTCTCCTAGAAGCTTTATTTCTTTAACTGAAATAGGTACAAAAGCTTTTGTATTATTATTGATTTCTTGGTCAATAATTGTAGCTCCAAGACTTTGGAAACAAGCATCTAGCAGTGATGGATGGAAAATATATGAAGTGCTATCTAAATTAGAAGGTAGGTCTATTTCAACAAAAGCTTGGGATTTTCCCTTCCAAATTTGATTTATTGCTTGAAATGAAAGACCGTAGTCTAGCCCATAGTTTTGTAATTTTTCATAATATTCTTTACCACTTATGTTAAGTTGGCACTGTTCTAAAATTTCTTCTTTCTTGATTTGGGCTAAACTTTTCTTTGTTGTTAAGTTCTTAGAGCTTACCTTACAACTTAAGTGCAAAATCCACTCTTCTTTTTCATCGTTTTCTTTAGTATTACAGCTAAAAATCTGAAAAGTTTTTTCACCATTTGCATTAGAAGAGCAAATGGTTTCTAGCAAAATATTTGCTTCTAAAGACAAAAGTAAAGTTTTATGTAAAGTAATTTCAGTAAGCTTAAAGTCGCTAGCTATTTGAGAAGCGGCTTTTAAGCACATTTCTATGTAAGCTGCCGCAGGTAAAACAACTTCTCCTTCAATACAATGGTCAGATAAATAAGATATATTATTTAGTGTATTTTCCCAGAAAGGTTGAGAGGATTTTAATCTTTGGCCTAATAATGGGTGATAACTAGATGTTTGTTGAAAAAATTGTCTTTCTAAATATTTTGTTTTTTTAGTTTCTAACCAACATCTTTCATTTTGCCAAGGGTATAGAGGTAATTTTACTAGTTTTCCAGTAGGGTAAAGTTTCTTCCAATCAATTGGATAACCAATAGTATAAAACTTTGCTAAAGTTGATAACATTGTAATGGACTCATTTTCTTCACGTCGCATAGAAGAAAAGAGATAAACTTCTTTTGACAAATGTTGGAAATTCTGTTGGATACTACTTAGTAAAATTGCATGAGGACTTATTTCTATAAATATATTATAATTATCTTGTGCTAGACAATTAATTGCATCAGAAAAAAGTACAGGTTCTCGAAGATTACGTCCCCAATATTCAGCATTAAATTTAGTAGTGTAAGAAAGTTTGCCAGTGACAGAGGAATATATAGGTATTGTAGCGGGACGTGGGCGGATAGTTTTTAACTCTTCTACTAGGTGTGTGCGTAAAGGATCCATTTGTGGAGTATGAGAAGCAACATCTACTTTGATAAAACGACAGTAAATATCTTGGTTTTGTAAGCTTTCAATTAGCTCTTTTAAGGCATCAGTATCCCCACCAATAACAGTAGATTTAATACTGTTACTAGAACTAATGTAAAGTTTACCTTTGTAACTTTCTATAGCTTTAGTTGCTTGCGTATGTGAAAGCTCTACAGAAGCCATTGACCCTTTACCACTTGCTTGCTTCAATAATTTACTACGCAAACAAATTACTTTTACAGCATCAGCAAAACTTAAAGCTCCTGCAACATATGCTGCTGCAACTTCACCCATGCTATGACCAACAATTGCGCTAGGAGTAATACCCCAGGAATGCCATAATCCAGCTAATGCTATTTGGATAGAAAAAATAGTTGGTTGAATAATTTCTATATCTTCAAGTTTGGCTTGTGGTTCATTTAATTGTGTTAATAATGACCAAGCAAAATATTTGCTAATTTCTTTATCACATCGCTCAATTAGCGAACGAAAAACAGCTTCTTGTTTTAAGAGTTGTTTTCCCATTCCTATCCATTGTGAACCTTGTCCAGAAAAAACAAACACAAGTTTATATTTTAGATTTAGATTTTCAACACCACTAAAAACAAAATCAGAATTTTCACCTTTAAGGAAAATTTCTAGCTCTGCTCTTATTGCTTCTATGGAAGTGCCAACTACAACAACACGATGACTACGATGGCTACGTCTTACAGCACTACTATAACAAATATCATATATACTATCGCTTGTATGCGTAAGCATATTTTTGTATTGTCTAGCTAAATCTTTAACTGCTTTTGGGTTATGGGCAGATATTGTTAATATTTGTGTTTGGTTACTAGTAAAGCTTTCATTTCTAGGCAATATAGGTGACTCTTGCAAAACAACATGGCAATTTGTTCCTCCAAAACCAAATGAGCTAATTCCAGCAATAGCAAGGTTTTCTTCTTTAGGCCAATCAATCAACTCTGTTTGTACTTTTAATAAAAGGTCATGAAAAGGAATATGAGGGTTTGGAGTTTCAAAATTAAGGCTAGGGGGGATTTTTTTGTGTTTAAGTGAAAGAGATGTTTTGATAAGCCCTGCTATACCAGCCGCTGATTCTAAATGTCCAATATTGGTTTTAACCGAACCAATTAAACATAGTTGGTTTGGTGGACGATTGTTTGCTAACACACTACCAAGGGCTTTTGCTTCTATTTGATCACCAAGAAATGTGCCTGTTCCATGAGTTTCAATGTATTGAACTTGTCCAGGTAATATATTTGCGGACTGGTAAGCTTGTTTTAGTACCAATTCTTGTGCTTGTCGATTTGGAGCCATTAAGCCATTACTACGACCATCTTGATTAATGCTAGCTCCAAGAATAACTGCATATATTAAATCATTATCTAAAATAGCTTTAGAGAGAGGCTTAAGAATTATTACTCCAACTCCTTCACCACGAACAAAACCATTTGCTTTTGAGTCAAAAGCTTTGCATTGTCCATCAGGTGACATCACGCCAGCTTTAGAAAAATTTATGGTGATATCTGGAGATAAAATTAAATTAACACCCCCAGCAATTGCTAAAGGGGTTTTACCTTCCCAAATATTTTGGCAAGCCAAACTTACTGCAACTAGCGAAGAGGAACAAGCTGTATCAATTGAAATACTTGGGCCATGAAGATCTAAGAAATAAGAAATTCTATTAGCCGCAATACTCATAGCATTGCCTGTAGCAGCATAAACATTTATAAGAGTAGGATCACTTAGTTGTGTTCTAGCATAGTCATTACTGGAAATACCAATAAAAACCCCTGTTTGTGAACCTGTTAATGATTCTAAATCTTGTCCAGCATCTTCTAACGCTTCAATAGCAACTTCTAATAAAAGCCTTTGCTGGGGATCCATATTAGCTGCTTCACGTAAGGAAATACTAAAGTAGCTATAATCAAATAAATCTATATCTTCAAGAAATCCACCCCAACGAGTATTCATTTTTCCAGGAGAGTTTGGATCTGGATCATAAAATTTATCAATTTTCCATCTATTGGAAGGAATTTCCTTGATTGCATTTATACCATTTTGTAAAAGCTCCCAATAATCCTTTATATTTTTAGCTCCAGGAAAGCGGCATCCCATTCCAACAATTGCAATAGGCTCATAGTTATTTTTTTTATTACTTAGAACTTCAAATTCTTTTACCTTTTCATTTGCAAGATTATAAGAGAGGTTTTCTATAGTAGGGTAATCCCAAAGCAAGGTGGGAGAAAGTTTACGCTTAAGCCATTGTTCTAATTCACCAGATAGACTTAGTGCCTCACGTGAGCCTAAACCATAGTTTAGAAATGGCTCACGTATATTAATTTCTTTTTGAGATGTTTTTAAGAGTATTGATAATCGTTCTATAAGCCACTGCTGAATTTCTTGAGAAGTTATAAAATGAGAATCTTTATCAACAAAAGAATCTGTTAATAAAGGGGCATTTTTATCATTATTTTGCATGTTTTTACCTTTCAAGAATGCTAATTATCAAAATCAAGAAAATTAGCAATACAAATGCTTATAAATGCTTATTGATTGCATTCTAGAAATACTATTAATAATACTTAGCATTGATTATAAAATAGAATATTTACGTAATTTAATTACTGGGTTATTAGCTAATAACTAAAATTTTATCTAAGAACTTTATTATAAATTTTATAAACTATGGATAATTTTTATTTATTTTGATCTTTAAAACAGGATTTTTAGAAATATTCGCTCCACAATATTTCTAGTTTATTGTTTAAAAAACCTTCTCGACAAGCATGACGCTGAATTTTACCACTAGAAGTTTTTAGAATAGATCCAGCTTTAAGTAATAATATTGCATAAACAGGCAGATCATGGTTTTCTGAGATTAGTTTCTGAATTTTACTAATTACATCATGTCCTGAAAAGGGTTGAGGGGATTTTGGGTCTCCAATAGGATCAGCAGCTTCTTCACGTAGTAATAAAATTTCTTTAAGTGTTTCTGATTTTTGGCTATCACGTTCAAAGCGACGTTCAATTTCTGCCATTACTATAAGTTTTTCTTCACCATTATGCTCAATAGCTATAGCAGCACAAAACCCAGGACGAATGGAAGGGTGGCTATTTTCAACTGTCCATTCAATATCTTGTGGATAATGGTTTTGGCCGCCAACAATAATTAAATCTTTAAGACGACCTGTAATGAAAAGTTCTCCATTTTTTGTAAAACCTAAATCACCTGTACGAAGAAAAGGCCCCATATTTGTGTCAGAAGTAAAAGCCTGGAAGGTTTGTATATTTTGCTCAGCTTTATTCCAATAACCTTGAGCAACACTGTCACCTTTTACCCAAATTTCACCAATCTGTAAGTCTTGAAGTTGTAGTTTTGTATCTGGGTTAACAATAATTACTTGTTGTTGAGAAGTGCATTGACCAGAACTAACTAAATATTGGTGATTTTTATCTTGGCTATCAACTTCTACTACGTAACCTTGCCTTAGTTTTACTCTATCAACACAACAAATATGATTAATATATCCACCTGTAACAAATAATGTTGCTTCTGCTAGTCCATAACATGGAAAAAAAACCTCACGGCGAAACCCGCAACTCTTAAAAGTTTGATAAAAGGCTTCTAATATTTCTAATCTGACAGGTTCAGCACCATTAAAGGCTACTTCCCAACAGGTTAAGTCAAGTTGG
The sequence above is drawn from the Blastocatellia bacterium genome and encodes:
- a CDS encoding acyltransferase domain-containing protein; protein product: MQNNDKNAPLLTDSFVDKDSHFITSQEIQQWLIERLSILLKTSQKEINIREPFLNYGLGSREALSLSGELEQWLKRKLSPTLLWDYPTIENLSYNLANEKVKEFEVLSNKKNNYEPIAIVGMGCRFPGAKNIKDYWELLQNGINAIKEIPSNRWKIDKFYDPDPNSPGKMNTRWGGFLEDIDLFDYSYFSISLREAANMDPQQRLLLEVAIEALEDAGQDLESLTGSQTGVFIGISSNDYARTQLSDPTLINVYAATGNAMSIAANRISYFLDLHGPSISIDTACSSSLVAVSLACQNIWEGKTPLAIAGGVNLILSPDITINFSKAGVMSPDGQCKAFDSKANGFVRGEGVGVIILKPLSKAILDNDLIYAVILGASINQDGRSNGLMAPNRQAQELVLKQAYQSANILPGQVQYIETHGTGTFLGDQIEAKALGSVLANNRPPNQLCLIGSVKTNIGHLESAAGIAGLIKTSLSLKHKKIPPSLNFETPNPHIPFHDLLLKVQTELIDWPKEENLAIAGISSFGFGGTNCHVVLQESPILPRNESFTSNQTQILTISAHNPKAVKDLARQYKNMLTHTSDSIYDICYSSAVRRSHRSHRVVVVGTSIEAIRAELEIFLKGENSDFVFSGVENLNLKYKLVFVFSGQGSQWIGMGKQLLKQEAVFRSLIERCDKEISKYFAWSLLTQLNEPQAKLEDIEIIQPTIFSIQIALAGLWHSWGITPSAIVGHSMGEVAAAYVAGALSFADAVKVICLRSKLLKQASGKGSMASVELSHTQATKAIESYKGKLYISSSNSIKSTVIGGDTDALKELIESLQNQDIYCRFIKVDVASHTPQMDPLRTHLVEELKTIRPRPATIPIYSSVTGKLSYTTKFNAEYWGRNLREPVLFSDAINCLAQDNYNIFIEISPHAILLSSIQQNFQHLSKEVYLFSSMRREENESITMLSTLAKFYTIGYPIDWKKLYPTGKLVKLPLYPWQNERCWLETKKTKYLERQFFQQTSSYHPLLGQRLKSSQPFWENTLNNISYLSDHCIEGEVVLPAAAYIEMCLKAASQIASDFKLTEITLHKTLLLSLEANILLETICSSNANGEKTFQIFSCNTKENDEKEEWILHLSCKVSSKNLTTKKSLAQIKKEEILEQCQLNISGKEYYEKLQNYGLDYGLSFQAINQIWKGKSQAFVEIDLPSNLDSTSYIFHPSLLDACFQSLGATIIDQEINNNTKAFVPISVKEIKLLGEIGRKLWAHLT
- a CDS encoding fatty acyl-AMP ligase; amino-acid sequence: MYSTLVDLLRMRTQENPEKKIYTFLGENDLEQDYFTYGKLDSVARAIAAELQKFHLEGERALLLYQPGLDFIAAFFGCLYAGVIAVPCYPPHPARMSRNLPKLLSIIQDAQPAIALTTSQIAKAIKPALSENEVLSEILWLSTNQINPKMAEEWQLPNIDINTLSFLQYTSGSTSTPKGVMVSHGNLLNNEALIQTAFRQTKKSIGVGWLPFYHDMGLIGNIIQPIYTGYPFIFISPLDFVQQPFRWLKAISNYRASVSGGPNFAYDYCCRKLSIEQISQLDLTCWEVAFNGAEPVRLEILEAFYQTFKSCGFRREVFFPCYGLAEATLFVTGGYINHICCVDRVKLRQGYVVEVDSQDKNHQYLVSSGQCTSQQQVIIVNPDTKLQLQDLQIGEIWVKGDSVAQGYWNKAEQNIQTFQAFTSDTNMGPFLRTGDLGFTKNGELFITGRLKDLIIVGGQNHYPQDIEWTVENSHPSIRPGFCAAIAIEHNGEEKLIVMAEIERRFERDSQKSETLKEILLLREEAADPIGDPKSPQPFSGHDVISKIQKLISENHDLPVYAILLLKAGSILKTSSGKIQRHACREGFLNNKLEILWSEYF